The sequence TACCGGCTGCTGCGGCGGTCTGTTGCCTTGCGCAGCAGCGGCTTTTACTCCGCGCAGGAGTACGATCTTACCGCCCTACTGCAGTACCCGGGCGAGATCGTCGAACTCGGACGCTCCTGTGTCGATACCACGTATCGAAGCGGCAGCGTCATGCAACTTCTCTGGCGCGGTCTCGCTGCCTACGTTCGCGCGCATGGTATCGATGTGATGTTTGGCTGCGCCAGTTTTCACGGAACCGAACCGAAAGAAATGGGCGCGCAGCTCTCTTACCTTTACTATAACCATCTCGCGCCACAGTCTCTTCGGCCGCGGGCGCTTGCCCAGCATTACGTTTCCATGGGGATCCTGCCGGAATCCGCATTCGACGCGCAGACGGTTCTGTCCGAGTTGCCCCCGTTGATCAAGGGCTACCTCCGTGTCGGCGGATTCGTCGGCGACGGGGCGGTTGTCGACCACCAGTTTAACACCACGGATGTATGCGTAATTGTCGTAACGGAACAGTTGTCGGAGAAGTACGACCGTCGCTACCGGCGGCCGGCGACAACGACGGAAACCCTTTAGCTCGTCTGCGGCGATCCCGGCTGAGGGCGGGCATCCGTTTTGTCCTGATGGTGCTCGTCAGCCTCGGGCTTATGGCGATTTATGCGATCAGCATCGGACCGCTGCGCCGCTGGCGGAGGCCGCTGCAGGTCCTGTGGTGTCGCTCGCTGTGCTACTGTTCCGGGCTGAGACTGGTGATTCGCGGTAAGCCGCGTAACGTGGGGCCGACACTATTTGTCGCCAATCACGTCTCCTATCTCGACATCCCGGTGATCGCCCGGACCGCGGACATGACGTTTGTCGCCAAGGCGGACGTTGCCCGGTGGCCGCTGTTCGGCCAGGCAGCGAAGCTGACGCGCACGATTTTCATTCATCGCGTCGGAGCTGAGGCGAAGATCCAGGGCCGGCAGATGCTTGAGCGGCTTGCCGCCGGCGATAACCTCATGCTTTTCGCCGAAGGCACGAGTACCGACGGTTCCGCCGTGGCCCCTTTCAAGTCGACGCTTTTCTCCATCGCGGAGCGGCAACCGGTGGGAAGTACGTTGATGGTTCAGCCGGTTTCGATCACCTACTGCCGGGCGTTGGACGGAACGCCGCTGATCGGACCGCTTCGCGCGCTGTACTGCTGGTTCGGCGATGCGACGATGCTGCCGCATCTCATGCGCATGCTCAGCTTGCCGGGCGCGATCGTCGAGGTACGCTACCAGGAGCCGATTGCCACGTCCGGTGTCGGTC is a genomic window of Rhodospirillales bacterium containing:
- a CDS encoding GNAT family N-acetyltransferase yields the protein MAASPTREVLEKRRDFDAFDDVCDHLLVIDRARRNGSAGVVGTYRLLRRSVALRSSGFYSAQEYDLTALLQYPGEIVELGRSCVDTTYRSGSVMQLLWRGLAAYVRAHGIDVMFGCASFHGTEPKEMGAQLSYLYYNHLAPQSLRPRALAQHYVSMGILPESAFDAQTVLSELPPLIKGYLRVGGFVGDGAVVDHQFNTTDVCVIVVTEQLSEKYDRRYRRPATTTETL
- a CDS encoding 1-acyl-sn-glycerol-3-phosphate acyltransferase, which produces MVLVSLGLMAIYAISIGPLRRWRRPLQVLWCRSLCYCSGLRLVIRGKPRNVGPTLFVANHVSYLDIPVIARTADMTFVAKADVARWPLFGQAAKLTRTIFIHRVGAEAKIQGRQMLERLAAGDNLMLFAEGTSTDGSAVAPFKSTLFSIAERQPVGSTLMVQPVSITYCRALDGTPLIGPLRALYCWFGDATMLPHLMRMLSLPGAIVEVRYQEPIATSGVGRKELARQAEAAVAAAVAAVNAEMKREAVLTTQA